The region gcCCATGTAATACAtacattcaaagaaaacaaaacaaataagttcagaaattaagttatttgtaataaaatggaaatatatttactgagaaaaatggtgacgtgttcaatacttattttacccactgtatatatatatatatatatatatatatatatatatatatatatatatatatatatatatatatatatatatatatattagtaacTATTTTCCTTCAAGCTGCCGATACATGTCATGTTTGTACTTTATGGTGCAATGATGTGCTGTTTAGGGAGTGCGACTCTCCCTTCCTGATTAATGTCCTAtttctgttttcacagaaaacacaacagccaCTTAGTCTCACCATAGACACCAAACGACACGTTTCACTTCCTCGGCTGTTCATAAAAGCAAAAGTCAATTTAGTCTCtgctttatttaaccagaataaTCTTTTGTTATTTACATTGCTATTTCAAGAGAGTGTTGGGCAAAAGGAGATGAAGTTAAAGACATTCCTGAAACCTGAAACACTTAATTACATTCTTTTAACTGCTATGTTTGTGTTTAGAGAAATACATATACTTATTTGCTTTcctgccaagagttagatgagaagctTAATACCATTCTCATGTCTGTAAAAAATGAAGCTACAGctggttagcatagcttagcataaagactggaaacagggggaaacagatAGCCGGGGTCTGTCCCTATAGACgagtgatatcaatcttctcatctaactctctgcaagaaagcggATGAGCGCATTTCCCATAATGTCCCTAAACTAATCCTTGAATTATTTATTGCTACTTCTTTATCTCTTCCCTTTATGTGTGACAATATATGTCTTAATAAACCTTGCGTTAAACCGAACATTACCTGGAACAGTCTCATTACAGTTCATAGTTAACtatctacatttttaaatagtctAAATCTATTCAACTCTTTGGCCAAGAACCAGGCTTTTATTGGAGAATAATTTCTTCTGCTCTCCTGTTAACTCACACTTAAAACTTCCTCCAGGTTGACCTTTTTTGTCTTGATGAACTATGCTGGAGTTCAGTGCTCCACTCCACTAACTTTAGCTAGTCTGGGGGTGATAGGCTAAAAGTATAAGTAAATATTAAGTTAGACTAATTGTATTAAATCTTAATTGGGCCCAAATGCTAGCCTTTTTTGAAGATGAACCACAGTATAACTCTAGAGTGAGAGTGCTGCACATTGTATGGGTGCTTTACTGTGCTCTTGGGGTTGAgttagattttttctttttaccatcAACTTAATCAACTTTATTAAAAGttcatatattgtttttttttttacatttgtgaatCATGGGTTAGCATCaagatttttaaatgaatccttttttttctcacctctaGAAATAAAGGTACTTTAAGCACAGGTTTATACAATACCTTGtatttttcatgcttttatttatgCTGTATGTGATCAgtgaaacttattttattttgtcttatcATATATAACATTGttatgtgttaaataaaatattttttgccttgtcctcagtattgtgttttatgtttttttgttgtttgttttcttcccacACAGCGACTGGTATTATGCCCGGAGTCCCTTCCTTAAGTCGCATCTGACTTCTGACATAATCAACCATCTTTATGAGCTCAACCAGATCCACTTTGACGTGGCAGCCAGAGGTTATGACCTTGATGCAGATTGGCCAACCTTTGCACGGTAAAAAAATGCCTACAATTATCTCTTTACACTTTTACAATCACGGTTTTCttttgaagaaaacacaaacttgATTCTGGATGTTGTTTTGGTTGAAAAACACTTAAGAAAGAAAAGCTTCTAATTCTTCTGCCTCTGGGTTGAAAATTCTTTGTAAATTGATGAGAGAAAGACCTTAAGTAATTTGAAATAACACCCCAGTTTAGTGCAGCTAATGTAGAATTGTGGAGAAGCAATATTGAGTATTTCACAACTTGAAGTAACACTTAATTATCTGATCACTCTGCACAttcacatctcttttttttttttgcttgggtgtatataaatgtgtgtgtgagtccttGGGTGGAGACAATGTGTGAGCGCTGGTAGCTGTTTCTCACCATCATCAGCACCTTTGCCAAAACGTTTCACTTCCTTGTCATCAATTTGCAGTCACTCTACATGAAGCGGACTCAATTTTTTAAAAGGCCtaactgttttctttgtgcatCTTTCTGTTGGTATTACTGGCTAAATTTTGCAATGTAATGAAGTGCAGCAACACCTAGAACAACACAAACTATAGTCTGGAAGATTACCTGAGAAAGGGTTAAATCAACACCCGTCACACACATTGTGAACAagattaaagataataaaattaACAAATGCAGTATTTCTTTTGAGGGATATTATAGAGGAGTATATTGCACGATGTAGATACATTATGTACGATATGGTGTAAGTGcgttgtgtttttgtaagtACTTTAGAGCAAAAACAGAACTtgtttcaatttttatttaCCATGAGTAGCCTGAAATTAAACCCGCCTCAAAccagttagtttgtttttcacattaatcATGACTGGATGGAAACAGTTTCAACACTCTACCAAATAAGAAATACTAGCGTTCATTCCAGTAGTTGGCTTACTCTGAAAGCACGTCACTGACCTAATTTCTTGTGAAGTCTGAAAGCAAAATATTACATGTTAAGGTGTTGCAATATcttataaatgataataataatcgtGAGCCTTTTATCAACAGACACAAGTTATTTTCACTTTTGCAATAAACAGGTTGAACGATTGCAATCAGGTCATGGGAACTTTGCAACAGTGTGCTTGAGGAAATACGATCACACGACAAAAAAGTATCATAGGTTTCTAAcaactaaattaaatttgacacacactttgaatattcattttctatcaATTTTAATCATTAAGTCACTCATTTTTTGCAAGAAAATTCCTCTGAAAATCAGCAACCACATAAAAACCCAATTACGTTCTCTAGCTATTGCATCATTTTGTGATTCTTTCTTAAAATCATACTAAATTAGTTTGTACTTACTTTGTACTGTGTTAGTTCATTGTCTTGATTTACCTTCAGTATAAGAAGTGCCAAATTACATTGTCCATTCTAGGAAAATTCTTTAGAAAGTATGAAGTAATTAGGGACccataaaataaagtgttactATAGAGCCACCTAAATAGCTTTTTCAGTCAACTTAAGTTCCTTTTTTGTgtaaaggtttttgttttttatcagttgGATGTCATGTTTATCATACTCTACGTCTTGACCAGGTGATAAAGTTAAATATCTCATTCTGTCAAAGGCGAACTTTAGGCACCGCCTCACCAGCTTATGTGTGGAGGCCTCCCAGTCGCTGCTCCAGCATCAACAGTCTTGTTAGCAGCTACTCCCACTCACAGGTACTTAAACACATACTCAACATAGACAATCCTGCACAAATATTTAGGTAAATGTGACTTTTTGAACTTTAAAGTTATCTTGTTCCGTTCTCTGACCAGGTGCAGGAGTTTGTCCCAAACTCAGACCTCAGTCACAGTCTCCTTGGTGAGCTGGGTGAACTGGGTGAACTGGGGGAACCCTCCCCTTGCAGCATTGCAGAGAACCTCCGCATTGAGCTTGACCAGTCCGAGCTGAAACAGCAGGAGCTTCTGCTACGGGTTCAGGAGTTAGGGAGAGAGGCTTGCGAGCTGAAAGGCGTGGTTAAAGACCTTCAGGGCCAACTATTAGCTGCTCAGAAGTCCTCTGGCGACTCTGCATCTATAGCAGCCCAAAGTAACCAAGAAACAGATAATCAGGAGAGAGCTACACTTCAAACCTGTAGGGAAGCATTAAATGGTGAACTTAAAGACAGACTCACAGCTGCTGAGAACAAAAATATGGAGCTTCTCTCTAAGTTGGACGAGGCTCTTAAAGAAAAGGGACAACAAACCGCCAGCTACTGCGACTCAGCGTGGAAAATCCAGGACCTCCTGGATAAACTCaagacagcagaggaggaaaggatggaggcaaagagagaggctgaggaCAGGGCCAGGCACTCTGAGCGTCTGTCCCAGGAACTGAAACTCAGGGAAGAAGAGTTGAGtaacagagaggagaaactgGCTGAAGTAAAATCCGGAGCCCATGACGAACGTGAGGCGGCGCTCAAGCGGTTGGAGGAGCTCCAAAGTGCAGTTGGACGAATTCAGGGAGCGCTGAgtttgaaagagaaagagacgggGAACTTGAGAGCCCAGCTTCAGGATCTACAAGCGTCACTGGAGTGCAGAGAACGACAGGCGGAGGACCTGAGGAAAAGACTGCacgaggagagggaggaggtaaTGCAGAGATGTAGCATGAGTAGTAGCAAGAATGAGGAGCTTGAGAGCCACCTCTGTGATGTAAGAGCAGCtctgaaaaacagagagaaagagctcACCTTTGGTTCCGAGAAAACAAAGCACCTAGAAAAGCAGTTGGAGAAGCTAAGTGTTGAAAAAGAAAGTCTGAGCTTTAGACTTGCTGATATTGAAGTTGCTTCCTCTAAGAACCTCGAGGACTACAAAACCAAATGCAGCAATCTCATGGAAATAAATGCTAAGCTACTCCAAACAGTCAAGAAGAGTGAGGGGAGCATTACAGAGCTGACTGAGAGCAGGGCCGCCTTGTTAGAGCAGCTAGCTTCTTTCAGGGCTTCTGAGAAGCACTTGAAGGGCCGAGTTGAGGCTGCAAAGATGTGTGTGGAAGATAGGGAGAAGAAGCTTCTAGATGAAAACCTGCATTTGGAGGAGATTGCCCAGAAGGCGCTGGTCGGTAAGGAAGTATGTGATGCTCAAATAAAGAAGCTAGAGAATGAGAACAGGGAGCTTCTTGAGGACCAGTCCTCATTGAAGGAACAGTTGGCAACAACTCAACAGGAACTTGAATCACTCACTGCCAAAGCTGAACATGTGGACAAGAAGCTCAATGTGTCCCAAAGAAGCCAAGCAGAGTTACTTGAAAAACTCCAGGAAACTGAGACTAAACTGAGAGACCAGACTGTAGAATGTGGGCATCTGCAAGCCAGagcagaggagctggagagcaGGACGGGGGAGCTTCATGCTGAAAAAGGAGCTGCAGAGAGCAATGAAAAAATGCAGAAGCTTCATGATGAGCGTCGGACATCCTCAGCGGAAACCAAAGAGACCCCGTTCAGGCTAGTTATGGCTGAGGCTCAACTGGAGCTCAACCTAAGGGAAGTGCACCGGCTCCAGGAAGAAGTGGTGGAGCTCAGGGCTCAGCTTCTAGCAGGAACTGAGGAGCGGATGAAGGTTCAGGCACTCCAGGAGGTGACGGAGTCCTCCAGAGAGGACCTCCGTGTGTTAGCAGAACAACTCAAAGCCCAGGTGGAGGAGCTAAACCGCCGCCATGTGGATGAGATTCTCCGATCCCGCGAGCGAGAGGAGGGTCTTATCCGGGAGCGTGACGGTGAGGCTCAGGCTCGAGCAGGTCTGGCTGCAGAAGTGACGGCCTCCAGAGAGGAGCTCAACAAACTAAAGTCGCGTTATGAGGCCTTGTGTCTGGAGAACAGTGAATCCAGGGAGGCGCTCCATAGAGCCAACACAGAAACAGCTGAACtcggtgtgcatgtgtgtatgctaACTGCTGAGAACGAAGAGGCTCGTCTGCGCTGGGAGGGCTTGTCAACCAGGCTGCAAGAGCTGGACGAGGAGGCGGCTaaggaggcagagaggctgAATACCTACGTGGAGCAGCTGAGACGGGAGAACCAGCGACTCCTCGATCAGCTAAACGACGAAGACGGGATGTTGGCAGTCaagaaggagctgcaggaaaAGCTTAGCAAGGCCAAAGAGCAAGCTGAAGCTGTGCAGGAGACTAGCAAAGAGGAGATACAGGCAATCCGATTCCAGCTCAGCAGCCAAGCCTTGAGCAACAGCAGCCAGCTCCAGGTCAGCCACAAACAGTTCAGCCAAAGAAATGAGCAtgctttaatgtgtttatatgcaCTTAAGTAACCGGGTTACAGTTGTATTTCTCCTGTAAGCTGATTTCACAATCTTCATATCAGCAAGAaatctgtttggttttttttagcaCATTTGTGCTGTTAGTTAAAGcttcactgaaaacaaactgatttCGGTCCTGCTGCAAGTAAACAGGGATTTACATTATCCAGGTTACTACAGTGAGACAGTAGAGTCTTCTGATTATCTGCATACCCTGGTTACTAATGTGCATTTAAGCACACCGCTTGATTGTTTTATGTTCATGGTAATATCGGCAAAGCCACTGTGGTATCTGAATTTTTACCATATTTGCTAAATAATCAGTTGATGAATTTGTATTCTCATCCAGACTGTGAATCAAGAGTTAAAAGAAGGGAAATTGAAGCTGAAGACTGAGCATGAGAAAGTGGTCGAACTGgagaacaaatacaaacagcTAGAGGTGAGAGGATATACTGATTCAAGATCTGTCAAAACGTTTGTTGTATCACTAACCATGGCCTGCTCTCCACACTACACTGCAACATAAAGCCTCAGATAAAATACACGCGTGTACAGCTCTGTGTTTAGGATTGAtaattgaaaacaaaagttCCTGTTACATTGTGTATATCGACAATTCATGTAATCATAACATTATGGTCACTTGCATGATTCACAGAGAACCAGAAATAATGCTTTGCTGTACTGATTGCAGGCTGAGAATCAGAGATATTGCCAACAGATTGAAGAGAAAAACATCCAGATGGCCGATTCTGAAAATCTCATGcagcagaaagaagaagagataaTCCATCTGAAAGGGAATTTATCAAGGTGAGATACTGTATTCATAAGCACACATTCTGGATGAATTAGAGctctgtgaaaaatgtatttaatcctATGTGTTTAGAtcagaatgtttatttttcatttagtgtGCCTCATCTAGGAATTTGTCTTACTTGttctatattgtttttaaaactaaaaataacaacTGCATGGacacaatcacaatcacattCATTCCCCACATTTTTTGGGACATATCATGAatcagcatgtgtgtttgtatgaatgCAGGGCTGAGAAAGGTCTAACAGCGGCTCAGCAGACCTGTCAGGAGATGAGTGAGAATCTACGGAGAGTCACACAGGACAAACAGAGCTTTGATCTTAAGACGGCAGCTGAACTCGACGATCTTTACCGCACCAAAATCAATTTGGAAGAAAGGCTCGTAGAACTTATCAggtataaacatacatatatactcTGATCTACCGTGGCATACcgtatttgttttttcttttaatgtcattgttttcctttttgtttgtgaggttaatttgatttaaatatgcaCAAACCATCTAAATTGTCTAAATTTGCAGGGAAAAAGATGCACTATGGCAGAAGTCTGATGCCCTGGAGTTTGAGCAGAAACTGCGAGAtgaggagacggagagggacGTCAACTACTGTCTTGGCTGTCACAGTCAGTTCAGCTGGTTGCTCCGCAAGCACAACTGCAGGTCAGATGATCCtctgtataataaataaatatactttactatataATAGATATGTCAACAGGTAAACCAATACAACTGAAGTCAATGCCACTACTTTTAAACCAGTGGTGCAATGAAAAACTGTTCAGAAACAATGTTGTGGTTCTAAAAAGTGTAAAAGCAATTAACTCATCGatttatacacacatgtatatatttgtatatagcAGTACAAAAAAGCTAAAGGCTGTCACGAAAACAatcatgtgtcatttttttgtcagtggaTCTCTGccaccagacagacagacatttccctttgtgtttgttttggtcgAGATGGTCAAATGTCACAGGAACTGAGGTCCAAGgacatttttcttctgtgtttcacTTCACATTTAGACTTACCAACTGTAAACCCAATAGTgaagtaaaatgacttccacaGCCAATTGAATGGTATTCAtccaaacaaaatacaaatgttatgttttgtgatactgta is a window of Anoplopoma fimbria isolate UVic2021 breed Golden Eagle Sablefish chromosome 3, Afim_UVic_2022, whole genome shotgun sequence DNA encoding:
- the LOC129089081 gene encoding FYVE and coiled-coil domain-containing protein 1-like codes for the protein MASSTSVGDNQLQRIIRDLHDAVFELSKEHNECGEPVTDDSANLHKFFYKLEYLLQFDQKEKTTFLGQRKDYWDYFCECLIKIKGANDGIRFVKSIAELKTSLGKGRAFIRYSLVHQRLADTLQQCFLNQKLTSDWYYARSPFLKSHLTSDIINHLYELNQIHFDVAARGYDLDADWPTFARRTLGTASPAYVWRPPSRCSSINSLVSSYSHSQVQEFVPNSDLSHSLLGELGELGELGEPSPCSIAENLRIELDQSELKQQELLLRVQELGREACELKGVVKDLQGQLLAAQKSSGDSASIAAQSNQETDNQERATLQTCREALNGELKDRLTAAENKNMELLSKLDEALKEKGQQTASYCDSAWKIQDLLDKLKTAEEERMEAKREAEDRARHSERLSQELKLREEELSNREEKLAEVKSGAHDEREAALKRLEELQSAVGRIQGALSLKEKETGNLRAQLQDLQASLECRERQAEDLRKRLHEEREEVMQRCSMSSSKNEELESHLCDVRAALKNREKELTFGSEKTKHLEKQLEKLSVEKESLSFRLADIEVASSKNLEDYKTKCSNLMEINAKLLQTVKKSEGSITELTESRAALLEQLASFRASEKHLKGRVEAAKMCVEDREKKLLDENLHLEEIAQKALVGKEVCDAQIKKLENENRELLEDQSSLKEQLATTQQELESLTAKAEHVDKKLNVSQRSQAELLEKLQETETKLRDQTVECGHLQARAEELESRTGELHAEKGAAESNEKMQKLHDERRTSSAETKETPFRLVMAEAQLELNLREVHRLQEEVVELRAQLLAGTEERMKVQALQEVTESSREDLRVLAEQLKAQVEELNRRHVDEILRSREREEGLIRERDGEAQARAGLAAEVTASREELNKLKSRYEALCLENSESREALHRANTETAELGVHVCMLTAENEEARLRWEGLSTRLQELDEEAAKEAERLNTYVEQLRRENQRLLDQLNDEDGMLAVKKELQEKLSKAKEQAEAVQETSKEEIQAIRFQLSSQALSNSSQLQTVNQELKEGKLKLKTEHEKVVELENKYKQLEAENQRYCQQIEEKNIQMADSENLMQQKEEEIIHLKGNLSRAEKGLTAAQQTCQEMSENLRRVTQDKQSFDLKTAAELDDLYRTKINLEERLVELIREKDALWQKSDALEFEQKLRDEETERDVNYCLGCHSQFSWLLRKHNCRLCGRPFCYYCCSNTVSTQQAGHRERCCSDCYNQHSAVIERHPQEEVTHSTPGTPFSRLLQAGRAMTSGSGADEGDKQNDGVFDIITEDEVSGVYDSDTLSFATACSPGHGQQGAAQLNSSHSAGDLTSDDTEDFSAAVQDAEICLLQSGDLTLSVPFTVDDISAFGDSSRELFIKSSCYSTIPISMSSPGPTVSWTFTSEPKSISFSVVYRESTETPLEQAKVLIPLTRCNSHRETIQGELKVRNAGEYTLVFDNSFSRFISKKVLYQLSLDKPVIYDGTDLL